The Papaver somniferum cultivar HN1 chromosome 3, ASM357369v1, whole genome shotgun sequence genome includes a region encoding these proteins:
- the LOC113357250 gene encoding DNA-directed RNA polymerase II subunit 4-like translates to MSEQEEENAAELKIGEEFLKAKCLMNCEVALILDRKFDQLQAMSSDPMSQVSQVFEKSQQYVKRFSRYKNADAVRQVREILSRYQLAEFELCVLGNLCPETADEAKAMVPSITTKERGCTDENIEKMLNDLSLIKKFE, encoded by the exons ATgtcagaacaagaagaagaaaatgccGCTGAGCTAAAAATCGGAGAAG AATTTTTGAAGGCCAAGTGTTTGATGAATTGTGAAGTTGCTCTCATTCTTGATCGTAAATTTGATCAGCTTCAAGCAATGTCTAGTGATCCAATGAGTCAGGTTTCTCA aGTGTTTGAGAAGTCGCAGCAGTATGTCAAGCGCTTTAGCCGTTACAAAAATGCTGATGCTGTTAGACAAGTTCGAGA AATCCTAAGTAGATACCAGTTGGCTGAGTTTGAG CTTTGTGTACTTGGAAACTTGTGCCCTGAAACTGCAGATGAAGCTAAAGCCATGGTTCCGTCTATTACG ACCAAGGAAAGAGGTTGCACTGACGAAAATATCGAGAAGATGTTGAAcgacctttcattgatcaaaaagTTTGAATGA
- the LOC113357249 gene encoding probable 20S rRNA accumulation protein 4 has product MGEVILGMPGPWGENYCELADHYTTKIGGLPDWPVEVSIRPDLLECRVCGSSMCLVIQLYAPISHASLTIEERILYIFGCVNPKCAHDPLSWRAIRLQKSPNEEESKAPIQEVSPSAASAGPISKSSYLDLSQNDSDEEDLDDVDLEELGLLLSEASSQASNSKKQNGHQQKRNHQPPESVRKIRLAEADMPVIPCFYIYSQKESSSGGVGSVGTSLASLNLTDNRNEDQNEEETWEEEGYEYDRALHVDRTYLKFMKRMNAFPEQCFRYSYGGKPLLATRELEKPGKCVICDGPQHYEMQLMPPLLFFLREACDSSTQYTEDWNWMTLITYTCSKSCSSQHDGKKSSRNDWTVAEEYVVLQFEEPLQLSSGAGYLSK; this is encoded by the exons ATGGGTGAAGTAATATTGGGTATGCCAGGTCCATGGGGAGAGAATTATTGTGAATTAGCTGATCATTACACCACAAAGATTGGTGGACTACCT GATTGGCCTGTTGAAGTCAGTATCAGACCTGACCTGCTCGAGTGTCGTGTATGTGGAAGTAGTATGTGCCTTGTCATTCAG cttTATGCTCCTATTTCCCATGCTAGTTTGACTATTGAAGAACGCATATTATACATTTTCGGTTGTGTGAACCCAAAATGCGCACACGACCCTCTGAG CTGGCGGGCTATTAGGTTACAAAAGTCTCCCAATGAAGAGGAATCGAAGGCTCCTATCCAGGAAGTTTCTCCTTCTGCAGCGTCTGCTGGCCCGATTTCGAAGTCCAGCTATCTGGACTTATCGCAGAATGACTCTGATGAAGAGGATCTTGATGATGTGGATCTTGAGGAGCTGGGTCTCTTACTATCTGAAGCTTCAAGCCAAGCTTCCAATTCCAAGAAACAAAATGGCCATCAACAGAAAAGAAATCATCAGCCACCCGAATCAGTAAGGAAAATTAGACTGGCTGAGGCCGACATGCCAG TGATACCTTGCTTTTATATATACTCCCAAAAAGAATCATCATCAGGGGGTGTTGGTAGTGTTGGGACTAGCTTGGCCTCACTAAATCTCACGGATAACAGAAACGAAGACCAGAATGAGGAAGAAACATGGGAAGAAGAAGGTTATGAGTACGATAGAGCTTTACACGTTGATAGGACATACTTGAAGTTCATGAAGCGGATGAATGCATTTCCTGAGCAATGCTTTAG GTACTCATATGGGGGAAAACCACTTTTGGCTACAAGAGAACTAGAAAAACCTGGGAAGTGTGTGATTTGTGATGGAccacaacattatgagatgcaGCTCATGCCTCCATTATTGTTTTTTCTACGCGAAGCATGTGATTCGTCGACGCAGTATACGGAAGATTGGAACTGGATGACTCTCATCACTTATACTTGTTCCAAG AGTTGTTCTAGTCAACATGATGGAAAAAAGTCTAGCAGAAACGACTGGACTGTGGCAGAGGAGTATGTTGTATTACAATTTGAGGAACCCTTGCAACTTTCAAGTGGAGCTGGTTACTTATCCAAGTAA
- the LOC113357251 gene encoding uncharacterized protein LOC113357251: MYARVFNFGSHRRKPILQASYKYFNTSNHNRTLSQGSSVCNTSRFGRHYGLRFFGSDSGGGDGNKGGVKQNTSLSEAYTRLAEEDQKEWLHNKLLTAAIKSKQVPPFVSKKERFKKEFLRRILPWEQITVSLDTFPYYINENSKNLLLECAASHLKHKDITGSYGNRLASSSGRIRLQSAPGTELYRERLVKALARELQVPLLVLDSSVLAPFDFSKDESELDEPTEECSSQSDAEEDNDASNEDEIASSNEGKQKILRAFIPFSSEEFAKIMSGESILRSVAVQSPKHAKRPLRKGDRVKYIGDSIIIEDDKRPLPTGQCGEVYQVNGDRVAVVLDSISHEEADEAAEPSVYWIPSEHIEHDPEDCNIAIDTLHEVLSSSEPLIVYFPDSSQWLSRAVPKSNREEFVQKVEQMFEQLSLPIVLICGENKVETGSKEKEKFMMVLPNFGRLALPLSLKSLTAEMEATKRPEYEDLSKLFTNVLCVHSPKEDELLRVFDKQVEEDRKIMISRSNLDELYKVLEDHELSCTELLHVKSDDVNLTKQKAEKVIGWTRNHYLSTCDCPCVEGARLNLPRESLEVALSRLKEQDMSTKKSSQNLKSFAKDEYESNFVSAVVPADEIGVRFDDIGALEEVKKTLNELVTLPMRRPELFSHGNLLRPCKGILLFGPPGTGKTLLAKALATEAGANFISITGSTLTSKWFGDAEKLTKALFSFASKLAPVIIFVDEVDSLLGARGGANEHEATRRMRNEFMAAWDGLRTKDSQRILILGATNRPFDLDDAVIRRLPRRIYIDLPDAGNRMKILRIFLAQENLEPGFKFDELAKTTEGYSGSDLKNLCIAAAYRPVQELLEEEKKSGANNPSQILRSLKLEDFIEAKAKVGASVAYDATSMNELRKWNEQYGEGGSRSKSPFGIDLD; this comes from the exons ATGTATGCCAGGGTGTTTAACTTTGGAAGTCACAGAAGGAAACCAATTCTTCAAGCATCGTACAAGTATTTCAATACCTCTAACCATAATAGAACTCTATCACAGGGTTCTTCTGTCTGCAATACTAGTCGGTTTGGGAGACATTATGGGTTAAGGTTTTTTGGGTCTGATagcggtggtggtgatggaaatAAGGGTGGGGTTAAACAGAATACTAGTCTTTCTGAGGCGTATACTCGGCTTGCAGAAGAAGACCAAAAAGAATGGCTGCATAATAAGTTATTAACAGCTGCCATTAAAAGCAAACAAGTACCTCCATTTGTATCCAAAAAGGAAAGATTCAAGAAGGAGTTCTTGAGAAGAATACTTCCATGGGAGCAAATTACAGTCTCATTGGACACGTTTCCCTACTACATTAA TGAAAACTCGAAAAACTTACTGTTGGAATGCGCTGCTTCTCATTTGAAACATAAAGATATAACCGGGTCTTATGGTAATCGGTTGGCATCTTCAAGTGGTAGAATACGACTTCAGAGCGCCCCAG GGACCGAACTTTATCGAGAAAGATTAGTTAAGGCACTTGCGCGAGAATTACAAGTGCCACTATTGGTGCTTGATAGTAGTGTTCTTGCCCCTTTT GATTTTAGCAAAGACGAGAGTGAGTTGGATGAGCCCACGGAAGAGTGTTCTTCACAGTCTGATGCGGAAGAGGATAATGATGCAAGCAACGAAGATGAAATTGCAAGCAGCAATGAGGGGAAGCAGAAAATCCTTAGGGCATTCATCCCATTCAGTTCTGAGGAATTTGCAAAA ATAATGTCTGGAGAAAGTATATTACGATCTGTGGCTGTGCAGTCACCAAAGCATGCTAAAAGGCCACTTAGAAAAG GAGATCGAGTGAAGTATATTGGTGATTCTATCATTATTGAAGATGATAAAAG GCCTTTACCAACTGGTCAGTGTGGGGAAGTGTATCAAGTGAATGGCGACAGAGTAGCCGTAGTTTTGGATTCTATAAGTCACGAAGAAGCAGATGAAGCTGCAGAACCATCGGTTTATTGGATACCTT CTGAGCACATTGAACATGATCCTGAAGATTGTAACATTGCCATAGACACACTGCATGAG GTTTTGTCATCCTCGGAGCCTCTTATTGTCTACTTTCCAGACTCTTCTCAATGGTTGTCGAGGGCAGTTCCCAAGTCAAATCGTGAAGAATTTGTTCAAAAGGTGGAGCAAATGTTTGAGCAGCTGTCACTACCTATTGTTTTGATCTGTGGGGAAAACAAGGTTGAAACAGGGTCAAAGGAGAAAGAGAAATTT ATGATGGTACTTCCTAATTTTGGTCGTCTTGCGCTG CCTCTCTCGCTGAAGAGTTTAACGGCGgaaatggaagcaacaaagaGACCAGAATATGAGGATCTGTCTAAGCTCTTCACCAATGTTCTATGTGTTCATTCTCCTAAG GAAGATGAACTGCTTAGGGTGTTCGATAAACAGGTTGAGGAAGACAGGAAAATTATGATATCAAGGAGTAATCTAGACGAATTGTACAAA GTTCTGGAAGACCACGAGCTATCATGTACGGAGCTTTTGCATGTTAAATCTGATGATGTGAATCTCACAAAACAGA AGGCTGAGAAAGTCATTGGGTGGACTCGAAATCATTATTTGTCAACCTGCGACTGTCCATGTGTAGAGGGTGCGAGATTAAATCTGCCACGTGAAAG TCTGGAGGTTGCACTTTCAAGGTTAAAGGAACAGGATATGTCAACGAAGAAATCCTCGCAAAATCTCAAG AGTTTTGCTAAGGATGAGTACGAGAGCAACTTCGTTTCAGCTGTGGTCCCAGCAGATGAAATTGGTGTCCGCTTCGATGATATAGGTGCacttgaagaagtgaaaaagACATTGAATGAACTTGTCACTCTCCCAATGAGGAGACCTGAGCTTTTCTCTCATGGAAATTTGTTGAGG CCATGCAAAGGGATACTACTTTTCGGTCCTCCAGGAACTGGAAAAACTCTTCTGGCCAAAGCACTTGCAACTGAAGCAGGAGCTAATTTTATTAGTATCACTGGTTCGACCCTTACATCAAAG TGGTTTGGAGATGCTGAGAAGTTGACCAAGGCTCTTTTCTCCTTCGCGAGCAAGCTAGCGCCTGTTATCATATTTgttgatgag GTTGATAGCTTACTTGGTGCTCGTGGGGGTGCAAATGAGCATGAGGCCACCAGAAGAATGCGCAATGAGTTTATGGCAGCCTGGGATGGACTGAGGACAAAAGACAGCCAAAGAATCCTCATCCTTGGAGCAACAAATCGTCCTTTCGACCTTGATGATGCTGTTATACGACGTTTGCCGAGAAG GATTTACATTGACTTACCTGATGCTGGTAACCGAATGAAGATTTTAAGAATATTTCTTGCTCAAGAAAACCTGGAACCTGGCTTCAAGTTTGATGAACTTGCGAAGACCACGGAAGGATACTCTGGAAGTGATTTGAAG AACCTCTGTATTGCAGCCGCCTATAGGCCTGTTCAAGAATtactggaagaagaaaaaaag AGCGGCGCAAATAATCCATCTCAAATATTAAGGTCCCTTAAATTGGAGGATTTCATCGAGGCAAAAGCTAAG GTTGGCGCATCAGTTGCATATGATGCTACAAGCATGAATGAGTTGAGGAAATGGAATGAACAATATGGAGAAGGTGGGAGCAGGTCAAAGTCTCCGTTTGGCATCGACCTGGACTGA
- the LOC113357252 gene encoding ABC transporter F family member 5-like → MDLSRKIQCIGLRTSGFLTGKSLLDARKTSFLIRPRPISSSSVKNLSLHNPKNHKYGPISASSSVVEAEVETRTTREEIESLLSQSSSNGTNGNERNRRNDKMKGASSVSSGVRLENVTKGYKGVTILKDVNWEVKKGEKVGLVGVNGAGKTTQLRIITGQEEPDSGTVIKAKPNMRISFLSQEFEVSLSRTVKEEFMSAFKEEMEIAGRLEKVQKALESSVEDLGLMGRLLDELDLLQRRAQAIDLNVVEVKINKMMPELGFAPEDSDRLVASFSSGWQMRISLGKILLQDPDLLLLDEPTNHLDLDTIEWLEGYLNKQDVPMVIISHDRAFLDQLCTKIVETDMGVSRTFEGNYSQYILAKEAWIEAQYAAWEKQQKQIDHTKDIIHRLGAGANAGRASTAEKKLEKLQEEEQIEKPFQRKQMKIRFPERGRSGQEVVAVKSLQFGFEEKMLFDRANLTIQRGEKVAILGPNGCGKSTLLKLIMGLEKPEGGVVEIGEHNILPNYFEQNQAEALDLDKTVLETVEEAAEDWRLDDIKGLLGRCNFKSDMLDRKVSLLSGGEKARLAFCKFMVKPSTLLVLDEPTNHLDIPSKEMLEEAIAEYKGTVITVSHDRYFIKQIVNRVVEVKDRNLQDYAGDYNYYLEKNLDARDKALEREAELDEKAPKVKAKSKMSKAEKEAQKKQKRMAFQNAKAKSKGSKNSKRWN, encoded by the exons TTCTTtacataaccctaaaaatcataaaTATGGTCCAATTTCAGCTTCTTCATCTGTAGTTGAAGCTGAAGTTGaaacaagaacaacaagagaaGAGATTGAATCATTATTATCACAGAGTTCTTCTAATGGAACGAATGGAAACGAAAGGAACAGAAGGAATGATAAAATGAAAGGAGCATCAAGTGTTTCATCAGGAGTTAGGTTAGAAAATGTAACTAAAGGATATAAAGGAGTTACAATTTTGAAAGATGTGAACTGGGAAGTGAAAAAGGGTGAGAAAGTAGGTTTAGTTGGTGTTAATGGTGCTGGTAAAACAACACAGTTAAGGATTATAACAGGACAAGAGGAACCTGATTCTGGTACTGTGATTAAAGCCAAGCCTAATATGAGGATTTCATTTTTAAGTCAAGAGTTTGAGGTTTCGTTGAGTAGGACTGTCAAGGAAGAGTTTATGAGTGCATTTAAGGAGGAGATGGAGATTGCTGGGAGGTTAGAGAAAGTGCAAAAAGCACTTGAGAGTTCGGTTGAAGATTTGGGGTTGATGGGCAGGTTATTGGATGAATTGGATTTGCTTCAGAGACGAGCTCAAGCTATTGATTTGAATGTTGTTGAAGTTAAGATTAATAAAATGATGCCTGAATTGGGGTTTGCACCAGAAGATTCTGATAGGCTTGTTGCGTCGTTTAGTAGTGGATGGCAAATGAGAATATCACTTGGCAAAATTCTACTACAG GACCCTGACTTATTACTTCTCGACGAGCCTACTAATCACCTTGATCTTGACACGATTGAGTGGCTTGAAGGGTATCTTAACAAGCAAGATGTCCCAATGGTGATAATATCTCACGATAGAGCTTTTCTCGATCAACTCTGCACAAAAATTGTGGAAACAGATATGGGTGTATCCAGGACATTTGAGGGAAATTATTCTCAATATATTCTTGCAAAGGAAGCATGGATAGAAGCACAATATGCTGCGTGGGAGAAGCAGCAGAAGCAAATTGACCACACAAAGGATATCATACATAGGTTGGGTGCAGGAGCTAATGCGGGTCGTGCGTCAACTGCAGAAAAG AAGCTGGAAAAGCTTCAAGAAGAGGAACAGATCGAGAAGCCTTTTCAACGCAAACAAATGAAGATTAGGTTCCCTGAGCGTGGCAGAAGTGGACAAGAAGTTGTGGCAGTTAAGAGTCTGCAGTTTGGCTTTGAGGAGAAG ATGCTGTTTGATAGGGCCAATCTTACCATTCAGAGGGGGGAGAAGGTCGCAATTCTTGGCCCCAATGGATGTGGAAAAAGTACATTGCTTAAACTAATAATGGGTTTGGAGAAGCCAGAAGGAGGTGTAGTTGAGATTGGAGAGCATAATATTCTCCCCAATTATTTTGAGCAGAACCAG GCTGAAGCACTTGATCTGGACAAGACAGTGCTCGAGACCGTAGAAGAAGCTGCTGAGGATTGGAGACTTGACGATATAAAGGGACTTCTTGGTCGCTGTAATTTCAAGTCCGACATGCTTGATAGGAAGGTCTCCCTCCTGAGTGGAGGTGAGAAG GCACGACTTGCGTTTTGCAAGTTCATGGTAAAGCCCTCAACTTTGTTAGTCTTGGATGAGCCGACCAACCATCTGGATATACCATCTAAAGAGATGCTGGAG GAGGCAATAGCGGAGTACAAGGGTACTGTTATCACTGTTTCTCATGATCGATACTTCATAAAGCAAATTGTGAATAGAGTAGTGGAGGTCAAAGATCGCAACTTGCAGGACTATGCAGGGGACTACAAT tattatttGGAGAAAAACCTTGATGCTAGGGATAAGGCGCTTGAACGAGAAGCGGAGCTTGACGAGAAGGCCCCTAAAGTGAAAGCCAAGTCTAAAATGTCAAAG GCAGAGAAGGAAGCACAGAAGAAACAAAAAAGGATGGCATTTCAGAACGCAAAAGCAAAATCTAAGGGGTCAAAGAACTCAAAACGTTGGAACTAA